In one window of Rhodothermus sp. DNA:
- a CDS encoding 3-isopropylmalate dehydratase, with translation MMAMKDIIRGQAYVVGDSVDTDQIIPAQHLVYSLTRPEERRLYGRYALSGVPTEGQGLPYGNIPFTAPDAYKSRFKIVVAGKNFGCGSSREHAPFALQEAGCEAVVAESYARIFYRNAVDGGFLIPLETPVRLIDKIRTGDELEIDTHLAKLTNLTTGDEFLLHPLGEVAEILRAGNLFAYARKAGLIPKNA, from the coding sequence ATGATGGCGATGAAAGACATTATTCGTGGACAGGCCTACGTTGTGGGCGATTCAGTCGATACCGACCAGATTATTCCAGCACAACACCTGGTCTACAGCCTGACCCGTCCTGAAGAGCGTCGGCTCTATGGACGCTATGCGCTCAGCGGGGTGCCGACTGAAGGGCAGGGATTGCCCTATGGAAACATTCCATTTACCGCGCCGGATGCATACAAGAGTCGCTTCAAGATCGTTGTGGCCGGCAAAAACTTCGGCTGCGGCTCCTCGCGCGAGCATGCGCCGTTTGCCCTGCAGGAAGCTGGTTGTGAGGCTGTGGTGGCTGAAAGCTATGCCCGCATTTTTTATCGTAACGCCGTTGATGGGGGCTTCCTGATACCCTTGGAGACGCCCGTCCGTCTGATCGACAAAATCCGAACGGGCGATGAGCTGGAGATTGATACACATCTGGCCAAACTGACCAATCTGACCACGGGCGACGAATTTCTGCTCCATCCACTGGGCGAAGTGGCTGAAATCCTGCGGGCGGGCAATCTGTTCGCGTACGCCCGTAAGGCTGGCCTGATACCCAAAAACGCCTGA
- the cimA gene encoding citramalate synthase: MKIELFDTTLRDGTQGEHVTLTVDDKIRIARRLDDFGIDVIEGGWPGSNPKDKAFFERARDMTWKHAQICAFGSTRRAGRAPEDDPNLQALLEAQTPVVAIFGKSWTLHARVALGVSLEENLELIASSVAFLKAHGRRVIYDAEHFFDGYQDDPAYALETLQAAAEAGADVLVLCDTNGGTLPSDIYRIVGEVRRQFTLPLGIHTHNDTGCAVANTIMAVAAGARHVQGTINGIGERCGNADLCVVIPNLQLKMGFTCVPEEKLTQLTDLSRFVNEVANLTPIDRAPYVGRSAFAHKGGVHVSAVLKDPRAYEHIAPEKVGNRRRVLVSDLSGKSNVRYKAAELGIELKEGAQAQQAVQRIKALEHLGYEFQGAEASFELLLRTIQGEDTRFFTLERLRVRTEIDKDGGVCNAEATLAIRVQKARALVVAEGNGPVDALSNALRKALRSFYPDLDQVQLSDYKVRVLNSDKGTAAAVRVLVEHRNGERRWHTVGVSTNILEASWQALADGICYFLLKQRQSQPTTAAMTPSAQRT; this comes from the coding sequence ATGAAGATCGAGCTCTTTGACACGACGCTGCGTGACGGTACCCAGGGGGAACATGTCACGCTGACGGTCGACGACAAAATCCGGATTGCACGCCGCCTGGATGACTTTGGTATCGATGTGATCGAAGGAGGATGGCCAGGCTCTAATCCCAAAGACAAAGCCTTTTTCGAGCGGGCCCGGGATATGACCTGGAAGCATGCGCAGATCTGTGCGTTTGGCTCGACGCGACGTGCCGGCCGCGCCCCTGAAGATGATCCCAATCTGCAGGCGCTCCTTGAAGCGCAGACGCCTGTGGTAGCCATCTTCGGAAAAAGCTGGACACTGCATGCCCGCGTCGCACTGGGCGTCTCGCTCGAAGAAAACCTGGAGCTGATCGCTTCGTCGGTGGCTTTCCTGAAAGCGCACGGCCGCCGCGTTATCTACGACGCCGAGCATTTCTTCGACGGCTATCAGGACGACCCGGCCTATGCCCTGGAAACGCTGCAGGCTGCGGCCGAGGCCGGGGCCGACGTGCTGGTGCTCTGCGATACCAACGGGGGGACACTTCCCAGCGACATCTACCGCATTGTTGGTGAGGTGCGTCGTCAGTTTACGCTACCGCTGGGGATTCACACACATAACGACACCGGTTGTGCTGTAGCCAATACGATTATGGCTGTGGCAGCCGGCGCCCGACACGTACAGGGAACCATTAACGGCATCGGCGAACGCTGTGGCAATGCCGACCTGTGTGTGGTCATTCCCAATCTGCAGCTCAAGATGGGTTTTACCTGCGTGCCCGAAGAAAAACTGACGCAACTGACAGATCTTTCGCGCTTTGTGAATGAGGTGGCCAACCTGACGCCCATCGACCGGGCACCATACGTCGGTCGTAGTGCCTTTGCCCATAAGGGAGGCGTGCACGTTTCGGCGGTGCTGAAAGATCCGCGGGCTTATGAGCATATCGCTCCTGAAAAGGTAGGCAATCGCCGTCGGGTACTTGTTTCGGACCTCTCCGGTAAAAGCAATGTCCGGTACAAAGCCGCCGAGCTGGGCATTGAGCTAAAAGAAGGTGCCCAGGCCCAACAGGCGGTGCAACGCATCAAAGCACTGGAGCACCTGGGCTACGAATTCCAGGGCGCTGAAGCTTCCTTTGAATTACTGCTGCGCACGATTCAGGGGGAAGATACGCGCTTTTTTACGCTGGAGCGGTTGCGCGTGCGCACCGAGATCGACAAAGATGGGGGTGTCTGCAATGCCGAAGCGACGCTGGCCATTCGGGTTCAGAAAGCACGCGCGCTGGTGGTCGCCGAGGGCAACGGGCCGGTCGATGCGCTTTCGAACGCACTGCGCAAGGCTTTACGCAGCTTCTACCCAGACCTTGATCAGGTGCAGCTGAGTGACTATAAGGTGCGCGTACTCAATTCCGATAAGGGAACGGCAGCAGCCGTGCGCGTGCTGGTAGAGCACCGAAACGGCGAACGCCGCTGGCATACGGTAGGCGTATCGACCAACATTCTGGAAGCCAGCTGGCAGGCACTGGCCGACGGCATCTGCTATTTCCTGCTCAAGCAGCGACAGAGTCAGCCAACTACCGCTGCCATGACGCCCTCAGCTCAACGCACATAA
- a CDS encoding S8 family serine peptidase has product MRLVLQYPIVGLLCALLLTPSVRADRSPRGPVQPGVVVFKLAAPITPQAGKTGLPHLDRTLARFSPLSVEPAFPYLDQVANKRSVPALARLRSIYVLHYARPVSPWRVADELSRLPEVVYAEPLLIRQIVAVPNDSLYPLMTHLPHIQAPEAWDVVKGEQGDIVIAIVDGGTDWRHPDLIDNVWTNPGEIPDNGLDDDGNGFVDDVHGWNFANNTPDPTGLPATPSNAAHGTQVAGVAAAVTNNRRGIAGSSWNARFMPINAGCPRQDRNICFGYHGMVYAALNGAQIINVSWGGPGLSRFEAEVIEAVTDLGSLIVAAAGNDSQDNDQTPFSPASHPRVLSVGATNKDNDGKAGFSNYGRSVNVFAPGVNLNSTLPNGRYTTSATGTSFASPLTAGIAALVRTRFPEYTPDQVREQIRLTADPIDALNPGFAGRLGRGRINAFRAVTETGFPAIRLVDLDVSDSDTDGYLESGETVQLTARFTNHLASATNVQLQLRVEVPYLTILQGTAQISRLDPGDTVAVTFAFEIAANAPQNRSVVFLTDVQADAGYIDRDLFRLIINPEQTVTLATGRLQTSITTTGNLGWTGFAGASSGVGFTLDGRNLLFEGGLLAGISPQFVSDAIRGEDGITQHRDFQPAEGSSLELIAPGRFTAQQGTIELTDRAAPFPLHINVLQETYADTIPDRQLFVIVHYTLENLRTTPLSPLYAGIFLDWDLNPNAHDFARYDSARRMGIVQNKSMDPDTLAAIRLLTPALFSYRAIDNPTELYDGFTQSEKWSFLSGGLQQLQLDNTDVSQLMAAGPFRLDPGCRIPVAFAILAADDATTLAQAADEAQQLWDNVIRPTIPNEPPRFAAVPDTLVVQEGTTLNWQFTATDPDACASLGFQVLEGPAGFSVDPLTGQVQFVPNFQQAGTYPVRLLVTDGLATDTAQTVLVVQDINRPPAFTAVLSDTVLVVGRTFRFRFQAEDPEGDPLTYTLLEAPPGASIDAQSGQFVFTPQQVGQYTVVVAVSDGAFTVETSRIQLEVIPAEISVQLYVTAGRAPIRIVYDIPDPEVVRLTIYDLLGRQVRQLVEGTPGPGRHVVLWDGRSDAGNEVASGLYFVRLEVGDQVRTRSLVYVR; this is encoded by the coding sequence ATGCGTCTTGTGCTTCAATACCCGATTGTGGGGTTGCTATGCGCCTTGCTGCTGACGCCATCGGTGCGAGCGGATCGCAGTCCGCGTGGGCCTGTTCAGCCCGGGGTGGTGGTCTTCAAGCTGGCCGCGCCTATCACGCCCCAGGCCGGCAAAACTGGACTACCCCATCTGGACCGCACACTGGCGCGTTTCTCGCCACTTTCCGTTGAGCCCGCCTTTCCCTACCTGGATCAGGTAGCCAACAAACGTTCGGTTCCTGCGCTGGCGCGCTTACGCTCCATCTACGTGCTGCACTACGCACGTCCTGTTTCTCCCTGGCGCGTGGCTGATGAACTGAGCCGTCTACCCGAGGTCGTTTATGCCGAGCCACTTCTGATTCGACAGATTGTAGCGGTTCCGAACGATTCGCTCTACCCACTGATGACCCATCTGCCACACATTCAGGCACCAGAAGCCTGGGATGTGGTCAAAGGCGAACAAGGCGACATCGTTATTGCCATTGTCGATGGCGGCACCGACTGGCGCCATCCCGACCTGATCGACAATGTCTGGACGAACCCGGGTGAAATCCCCGACAACGGCCTGGACGATGACGGCAATGGGTTTGTGGACGACGTACATGGCTGGAACTTTGCCAATAATACGCCTGATCCCACCGGTCTGCCCGCTACACCCAGTAACGCAGCCCATGGTACGCAGGTAGCCGGCGTGGCAGCGGCCGTAACCAACAATCGCCGTGGCATAGCCGGTAGTAGCTGGAACGCGCGCTTTATGCCCATCAATGCCGGATGCCCTCGCCAAGATCGCAATATCTGCTTCGGCTACCACGGTATGGTCTATGCCGCCCTGAATGGCGCCCAGATTATCAATGTAAGCTGGGGAGGACCAGGTCTTTCCCGGTTTGAAGCAGAAGTGATTGAGGCGGTTACCGATCTGGGGAGCCTTATTGTGGCCGCTGCAGGGAACGACAGCCAGGATAACGATCAGACCCCCTTCAGTCCGGCCAGCCATCCCCGTGTACTTTCCGTCGGTGCCACTAACAAAGACAATGACGGGAAAGCCGGCTTTTCAAACTACGGGCGCAGCGTGAACGTCTTTGCGCCGGGCGTTAACCTGAACAGCACCCTGCCCAACGGACGCTATACGACGTCAGCCACCGGCACTTCCTTTGCCAGTCCGCTGACGGCCGGCATTGCCGCGCTGGTACGTACCCGTTTTCCTGAATACACCCCCGATCAGGTTCGTGAACAGATTCGCCTGACGGCTGACCCGATCGACGCGCTCAACCCGGGCTTTGCCGGACGGCTCGGACGCGGCCGCATCAATGCCTTCCGGGCCGTTACGGAAACCGGCTTCCCTGCAATCCGCCTGGTTGATCTGGATGTGTCCGACAGCGACACCGACGGTTATCTGGAAAGCGGTGAAACCGTCCAGCTCACTGCTCGCTTTACCAACCACCTGGCTTCGGCGACGAATGTGCAGCTCCAGTTACGCGTCGAGGTACCCTACCTTACGATCTTGCAGGGCACGGCGCAGATCTCCCGGTTGGATCCCGGTGACACCGTGGCGGTTACCTTCGCTTTCGAAATTGCTGCGAATGCCCCTCAAAATCGCAGTGTCGTCTTTCTGACCGACGTGCAGGCCGACGCTGGCTATATCGATCGTGATCTGTTTCGCCTGATCATTAACCCCGAGCAGACCGTTACGCTGGCTACCGGTCGCCTTCAGACGTCAATAACCACTACCGGTAATCTGGGCTGGACGGGCTTTGCCGGTGCATCAAGTGGTGTAGGCTTTACGCTGGATGGACGTAACCTGCTTTTCGAAGGTGGATTGCTGGCTGGCATCTCGCCTCAGTTCGTCTCCGACGCCATCCGGGGCGAAGACGGCATCACTCAGCATCGCGACTTTCAGCCAGCCGAAGGCAGTAGTCTGGAACTCATTGCGCCCGGCCGCTTCACCGCCCAGCAGGGGACCATCGAACTCACCGATCGGGCAGCTCCTTTCCCCTTACACATCAACGTGCTTCAGGAAACGTACGCCGACACGATTCCAGACCGCCAGCTGTTCGTCATCGTTCACTACACCCTCGAAAATCTGCGCACCACGCCGCTCTCTCCGCTGTATGCCGGCATTTTTCTGGACTGGGACCTGAATCCCAATGCCCACGACTTTGCCCGCTATGATTCGGCACGACGTATGGGCATCGTGCAGAATAAAAGCATGGATCCCGATACGCTGGCAGCTATTCGCCTGTTGACGCCTGCCCTCTTCTCCTATCGGGCAATTGACAACCCGACCGAGCTCTACGACGGCTTTACGCAAAGCGAAAAGTGGAGCTTTCTTTCGGGCGGCCTCCAACAGCTCCAACTGGACAATACGGACGTATCCCAACTCATGGCGGCAGGCCCCTTCCGCCTGGATCCAGGCTGCCGCATTCCCGTTGCTTTTGCAATCCTGGCAGCCGATGATGCGACAACACTTGCACAAGCTGCCGACGAAGCGCAACAACTCTGGGACAACGTAATCCGCCCCACTATTCCCAACGAGCCTCCTCGCTTTGCCGCTGTACCCGACACCTTGGTGGTCCAAGAGGGTACGACCCTCAACTGGCAGTTCACAGCCACGGATCCAGACGCCTGTGCCTCGCTCGGCTTTCAGGTCCTGGAAGGACCGGCCGGCTTTTCTGTAGATCCGCTCACCGGTCAGGTGCAGTTCGTCCCCAACTTTCAACAGGCAGGCACGTACCCCGTACGTCTGCTCGTAACGGACGGTCTGGCTACCGACACGGCGCAGACCGTACTGGTGGTGCAGGATATCAATCGGCCTCCCGCCTTCACGGCCGTACTTTCTGATACAGTGCTTGTGGTAGGCCGGACGTTCCGCTTTCGCTTCCAGGCCGAAGACCCCGAGGGCGATCCCCTCACCTATACCCTACTGGAGGCTCCTCCCGGGGCCTCCATCGACGCCCAGAGTGGCCAATTTGTCTTCACCCCCCAGCAGGTCGGACAGTATACGGTTGTGGTGGCCGTCAGCGATGGTGCGTTTACCGTAGAGACGTCCCGCATTCAGCTGGAAGTAATTCCGGCCGAGATCAGCGTACAGCTTTATGTGACCGCCGGCCGGGCTCCCATCCGTATTGTGTACGACATCCCTGATCCCGAAGTCGTGCGGCTGACGATCTACGACCTGCTGGGACGTCAGGTACGACAGCTTGTCGAGGGTACCCCCGGTCCTGGACGTCATGTGGTGCTATGGGATGGCCGAAGCGACGCCGGCAACGAAGTGGCGTCAGGATTATACTTTGTCCGCCTGGAAGTCGGGGATCAAGTCCGGACGCGCTCGTTGGTTTATGTGCGTTGA
- the mazG gene encoding nucleoside triphosphate pyrophosphohydrolase yields the protein MAEVPKPYDPSFREPEDRREAYADFVAIVRQLRRDCPWDRKQTHESVKHLLIEEAYEVVAAIEEQDWEELKRELGDVLLHVVFHSIIAEQAGRFTLKDVIETETEKLIRRHPHVFGELEVDSVQEVLNNWEQIKLQEKAASQKQQVSALEGVPRHLPALLRAYRIQEKAAGVGFDFPEREQAWQKVREELQEFHQQVRAGAAPETLEEELGDVLFALVNYARLLGLNPENALQRTNNKFIRRFRHIEARLAEQGRTPNDASLEEMDRYWEEAKAQDRQAHRS from the coding sequence ATGGCAGAGGTCCCCAAACCGTACGATCCATCGTTCCGAGAGCCAGAAGATCGGCGCGAAGCTTACGCCGACTTTGTCGCGATTGTACGCCAGCTTCGTCGCGACTGTCCCTGGGACCGAAAACAAACGCATGAGTCGGTCAAGCATCTGCTTATCGAGGAAGCTTACGAGGTCGTCGCAGCTATCGAAGAACAGGACTGGGAAGAACTCAAGCGTGAGCTGGGCGATGTGCTGCTACACGTGGTCTTCCACAGCATCATAGCCGAGCAAGCGGGTCGGTTCACCCTCAAAGACGTCATTGAAACCGAAACCGAAAAACTCATTCGGCGCCATCCGCATGTCTTTGGCGAGTTAGAGGTAGATAGTGTGCAGGAAGTGTTGAATAACTGGGAGCAGATCAAACTGCAAGAAAAAGCAGCGAGCCAGAAGCAGCAGGTCTCTGCCCTGGAAGGTGTTCCCCGGCATCTGCCGGCCCTGCTGCGTGCTTATCGGATTCAGGAAAAAGCGGCTGGCGTGGGTTTCGACTTTCCAGAACGGGAGCAGGCCTGGCAAAAAGTACGGGAAGAGTTACAAGAGTTCCACCAACAGGTGAGGGCAGGTGCAGCGCCAGAAACCCTTGAAGAGGAGCTGGGCGATGTGCTTTTTGCCCTGGTGAACTATGCGCGACTGCTCGGACTTAATCCAGAAAACGCCCTGCAGCGTACCAACAACAAATTTATACGCCGCTTTCGCCATATCGAAGCCCGCCTGGCTGAGCAGGGACGCACGCCGAACGACGCCAGCCTCGAAGAAATGGATCGCTACTGGGAAGAAGCCAAGGCACAGGACCGGCAGGCGCACCGCTCCTAA
- a CDS encoding single-stranded DNA-binding protein — protein MARSINKVILVGNLGQDPELRYTPSGTAVCNMRLATNEVYRDAEGNLVERTEWHNLVAWGRLAEICNQYLRKGSKVYVEGSLQTRSWEDRDGNTRYTTEIKLREMVMLDVKGEAAEVSAGPAATTSQTPAQPEPSMSLEADDYTLNPDDDLPF, from the coding sequence ATGGCTCGTAGCATCAACAAGGTGATTCTGGTCGGGAATCTGGGGCAGGACCCGGAGCTGCGCTATACGCCTTCCGGTACGGCCGTTTGCAACATGCGTCTGGCGACCAACGAAGTTTACCGGGACGCCGAAGGTAATCTTGTAGAGCGTACGGAATGGCACAATCTGGTGGCGTGGGGGCGGCTGGCGGAGATTTGCAATCAGTATTTGCGGAAGGGTTCGAAGGTGTACGTGGAGGGTTCGCTACAGACGCGTTCCTGGGAGGATCGGGACGGTAACACGCGTTATACGACGGAAATTAAGCTGCGGGAGATGGTAATGCTGGACGTGAAGGGGGAGGCAGCCGAGGTATCGGCGGGTCCGGCGGCTACGACGTCGCAGACTCCGGCGCAGCCAGAGCCGTCCATGTCGCTGGAGGCCGATGACTATACGCTCAATCCTGACGACGACCTGCCCTTCTGA
- a CDS encoding Do family serine endopeptidase, with amino-acid sequence MRRTRTLSLLAWIGIAFLAGVFFTTVGTNLFGLSKQAPPPTLAHETTGGTRIDGADVNSLEEAFIAVAERVNPTVVQIRSEKIIRRRPFRWNPFEGTPFEEFFNFRIPDLPEEFRSQGLGSGVIIRSDGYIVTNNHVVEGADELQVVLHDGTTYDAEVVGTDPQSDLAVLKIDAENLPYISMGDASALRVGQWVLAFGSPLSPQLSNTVTSGIISALNRYYSEGPAVQNFIQTDAAINPGNSGGPLVNLRGELIGINTAIYSRTGGYQGIGFAIPVDIVQYVVPQLIETGHVERARLGVQYTAAAPSVIKALNLPRGAAQVVSVEEGSAADKAGLEPGDIIVAIDNRELTNHLELSKIISTHRPGDEVKITINRDGETRTLSVKLGAAPTEGATASRRRARADQGAASDLMEELGFSIADITPELARRFNLEDTDVEGVLITNVDPNSEAYREANLRRGLIITEVDRKPVRSVEAFEQVYQAIRPGATFLLRLYDPRSDGTLITALQKPAS; translated from the coding sequence ATGCGACGGACACGGACGTTATCGCTGCTTGCGTGGATCGGGATTGCCTTCCTGGCCGGTGTATTCTTCACCACCGTCGGGACCAACCTGTTCGGCCTGAGTAAGCAGGCACCCCCTCCCACGCTGGCTCACGAAACAACCGGCGGCACCCGTATCGACGGAGCTGACGTCAACTCCCTGGAGGAAGCCTTCATCGCCGTAGCCGAGCGCGTCAATCCGACCGTAGTTCAGATCCGCTCCGAAAAAATCATCCGGCGCCGACCATTTCGCTGGAATCCTTTTGAAGGAACCCCCTTCGAAGAATTCTTCAACTTTCGCATTCCCGACCTGCCTGAAGAATTTCGATCGCAGGGTCTGGGCTCCGGGGTCATCATCCGTAGCGACGGGTACATTGTAACCAATAACCATGTGGTGGAAGGCGCCGACGAACTACAGGTCGTGCTCCACGATGGCACTACCTATGATGCTGAAGTGGTAGGCACCGACCCGCAGAGCGATCTGGCGGTACTGAAGATCGACGCTGAAAACCTTCCCTATATTTCCATGGGCGACGCCAGCGCGCTTCGCGTCGGCCAGTGGGTATTGGCTTTCGGCTCGCCCCTTTCACCTCAGCTCAGTAACACCGTAACCTCAGGTATCATCAGTGCCCTCAACCGCTATTACAGCGAAGGACCGGCTGTACAAAACTTTATCCAAACCGACGCGGCCATCAATCCGGGGAACTCAGGCGGTCCACTGGTAAACCTGCGCGGTGAGCTGATCGGCATCAATACGGCCATCTACAGCAGAACCGGTGGCTATCAGGGCATCGGTTTTGCTATTCCGGTGGACATCGTCCAGTACGTGGTACCCCAGCTCATTGAAACCGGACACGTGGAACGTGCCCGGCTGGGCGTACAGTACACGGCGGCTGCTCCCTCAGTGATCAAAGCGCTCAACCTGCCTCGGGGCGCCGCGCAGGTCGTGTCGGTCGAAGAAGGTTCGGCCGCCGACAAAGCCGGCCTTGAGCCCGGGGACATCATTGTGGCCATCGACAACCGCGAACTGACAAACCACCTGGAACTTTCAAAGATCATCAGCACCCATCGGCCCGGCGACGAGGTCAAAATTACCATCAACCGGGATGGCGAGACGCGTACGCTAAGCGTAAAGCTGGGCGCTGCACCGACAGAAGGTGCCACCGCTTCGCGACGGCGTGCACGTGCAGACCAGGGGGCCGCGTCCGACCTGATGGAAGAGCTGGGTTTTTCGATCGCCGACATCACTCCGGAGCTGGCCCGCCGCTTTAATCTGGAGGATACCGACGTAGAGGGTGTGCTGATCACCAACGTTGATCCAAACAGCGAGGCATACCGGGAAGCCAACCTGCGGCGTGGCCTGATTATCACCGAGGTGGATCGCAAGCCCGTGCGTAGCGTCGAAGCGTTCGAACAGGTCTATCAGGCTATCAGGCCAGGCGCCACCTTCCTGCTCCGGCTCTACGATCCCCGGTCCGACGGCACGTTGATTACCGCCCTGCAAAAACCAGCTTCCTGA
- a CDS encoding class II fumarate hydratase, which produces MSQAYRIERDSLGEVRVPARALYGAQTQRAVENFPISGLRFPRRFIEALGIIKLAAARANRELGLLSPEKADAIENAAKRVISGELDDQFVVDIFQTGSGTSTNMNANEVIANLATELLGGERGSKLVHPNDDVNMSQSSNDVIPTAMHIAARVALENELIPALLRLRTSLQEKAEQFDDVLKSGRTHLMDATPVRLGQEFGGYAAQIDHAIRRLRTVSHELSELALGGTATGTGINRHPEFPARAIEHISNLTGLPFREAEDHFEAQGGKDAYGSVSGALNTLAIALMKIANDIRWMASGPTSGLAEIRLPAVQPGSSIMPGKVNPVHCEMMMMICARVMGNHLTITIGGQHGNFELNTMMPVMAHAMLESIQILTNGCEAFRLRCLEGIEADRERCRQLLERNPSIATALNPIIGYDKAAEVAKKAAAERKSVREVVKEMGLLSDEELDRVLNVREMTEPGIPH; this is translated from the coding sequence ATGAGCCAGGCCTACCGTATTGAACGCGATTCCCTGGGGGAAGTGCGTGTTCCAGCCCGTGCACTTTACGGAGCGCAGACGCAACGTGCTGTCGAAAATTTTCCGATCAGTGGACTGCGCTTTCCTCGCCGTTTTATCGAAGCCCTGGGCATTATCAAGCTGGCCGCAGCCCGCGCCAACCGGGAGCTGGGCCTGTTGTCTCCTGAAAAAGCCGATGCCATCGAGAACGCCGCCAAACGCGTGATCAGTGGGGAGCTGGATGATCAGTTTGTGGTCGATATCTTCCAGACCGGTAGTGGCACCTCGACGAATATGAACGCCAATGAGGTGATCGCCAATCTGGCCACCGAACTGCTGGGCGGCGAGCGGGGCAGTAAGCTGGTCCATCCCAATGACGACGTGAACATGTCCCAGTCGTCGAATGATGTCATTCCCACGGCCATGCACATTGCTGCCCGCGTGGCCCTGGAAAATGAGCTGATTCCTGCGCTGCTACGGCTACGTACCAGCCTGCAAGAAAAAGCCGAACAGTTTGACGACGTGCTCAAAAGCGGCCGCACGCACCTGATGGATGCCACGCCCGTGCGGCTTGGCCAGGAATTTGGCGGCTACGCCGCTCAGATCGATCATGCCATCCGACGGCTTCGTACCGTCTCCCATGAGCTGTCAGAGCTGGCGCTGGGGGGTACCGCCACAGGCACGGGCATCAATCGCCATCCCGAATTCCCTGCACGTGCCATCGAGCATATCAGCAACCTGACCGGCCTGCCATTCCGCGAAGCCGAAGATCACTTCGAGGCGCAGGGCGGCAAAGACGCATACGGGTCGGTCTCTGGGGCCCTCAATACACTGGCCATAGCCCTGATGAAAATTGCCAACGACATTCGCTGGATGGCCAGCGGCCCCACGAGCGGTCTTGCCGAAATCCGGCTACCTGCCGTGCAGCCGGGCTCTTCGATCATGCCGGGCAAAGTGAACCCCGTGCACTGTGAAATGATGATGATGATCTGTGCCCGTGTGATGGGCAATCATTTGACCATTACCATCGGTGGCCAGCACGGTAACTTCGAGCTGAATACCATGATGCCCGTCATGGCGCATGCCATGCTGGAAAGTATCCAGATCCTGACCAACGGCTGCGAAGCCTTCCGCCTCCGGTGCCTCGAAGGTATTGAAGCCGATCGGGAGCGTTGTCGCCAGCTGCTGGAGCGCAATCCCTCGATCGCCACGGCCCTGAATCCCATCATCGGTTACGACAAAGCGGCCGAAGTGGCCAAAAAAGCAGCCGCCGAGCGCAAGTCGGTCCGTGAAGTGGTCAAAGAGATGGGCCTGCTTTCGGACGAAGAACTCGACCGTGTGCTCAACGTCCGGGAAATGACTGAACCGGGTATCCCTCACTGA
- the panC gene encoding pantoate--beta-alanine ligase, whose translation MEVIRSVRAMQAHADARRREGRRLALVPTMGALHEGHLALVRTARAHADHVTVSIFVNPTQFGPHEDYARYPRQLEQDVAALDALGVDVVFAPTVEEMYPDGPEDNLTWVYVEKLDAHLCGRYRPGHFQGVTTVVAKLFNICKPHVAVFGLKDAQQFQIVRRMIRDLHYDIELIGVPTVREPDGLALSSRNTYLRPEERTQAVVLSQAIEAARRAVEAGEQRPEAIVEAMRQILARAPLARVQYAEVVDAETLQPVTRIQPGQRVLVGVAVFFGDTRLIDNVFVEAPELEG comes from the coding sequence ATGGAAGTGATTCGATCGGTCAGGGCGATGCAGGCGCATGCCGACGCCCGGCGTCGGGAAGGACGCCGTCTGGCACTGGTGCCTACCATGGGGGCTCTCCATGAAGGACATCTGGCGCTGGTGCGTACGGCACGAGCCCATGCCGACCACGTGACCGTTTCCATCTTTGTTAATCCCACGCAGTTTGGTCCACACGAAGACTATGCGCGTTACCCGCGCCAGTTGGAACAGGACGTTGCTGCGCTGGACGCGCTGGGGGTGGATGTGGTCTTTGCACCAACCGTTGAAGAAATGTATCCGGACGGTCCGGAGGACAACCTGACCTGGGTTTATGTGGAGAAGCTGGATGCCCATCTGTGTGGTCGCTATCGTCCCGGGCACTTTCAGGGAGTAACGACTGTGGTGGCAAAGCTCTTCAATATCTGTAAGCCCCATGTGGCTGTCTTTGGCCTGAAAGATGCGCAGCAGTTCCAGATTGTTCGTCGCATGATACGTGACCTACACTACGATATTGAGCTGATTGGAGTGCCGACGGTGCGCGAGCCCGATGGGCTGGCGCTTTCTTCACGAAACACTTATCTGCGTCCGGAAGAGCGCACACAGGCTGTGGTGCTGTCACAGGCTATTGAAGCAGCCCGGCGCGCTGTTGAAGCAGGGGAACAGCGGCCAGAGGCTATTGTTGAAGCGATGCGTCAGATTCTGGCCCGGGCGCCCCTGGCCCGTGTGCAATATGCAGAGGTGGTGGATGCCGAGACATTGCAACCGGTCACACGTATTCAGCCCGGGCAGCGCGTGCTGGTAGGGGTGGCGGTCTTTTTCGGGGATACGCGCCTGATCGACAATGTCTTTGTAGAGGCTCCGGAGCTTGAAGGTTAA